The Euwallacea similis isolate ESF13 chromosome 31, ESF131.1, whole genome shotgun sequence nucleotide sequence CCATCTTCCTCAACTGCTAGACCCATATGTTTGCGGACCTTCCTTTGCGCTTTACGTCTCCGGAAGTCGCCTTTGCGAAAATCTTCAACATTCGCCGGATGGATGGCCCAAAAGTGACCTTTGCCGCTGGAACTGCGACCGGCCTTAATGAAACAGTCATTCAATGACAAATTGTGCCGAATGGAGTTTTTCCAACCAGGCGCGCGGCTTCGAAAGTAGGGATAGTTATCCAAAATATGTTGATATATATCTGATAACACCAATTTTCCCTCCGGTGAGTTCAGGATAGCCATAGCGATGAGCCCAATATAACTGTGCTGGGGTTTTGGTTCTTCCGGTTGGAGAGCCCGGGGAAATAGTGGGTAGCACGTCAATGGCGATGGAAACGGATTCAATAGAGGATACCTCAAGCGTTCTGCTACGGCGTATTGATAAAGCTGCAGTCTGTAGTGGTCTATCGGAAGTAAAGCTCTGGGTCCGTTGGGTTCCAGAGGAAATGGCATCGGGACGCGTGGCGAGGTGTTGGCAGGGCTTTCGTTACTACACATGCCGAACAACTTAAACACTTCACGGTAGAAGTTCAACGGGGCACTATTCACTCAAATATTGCACACAAAGTGTCTAGAGGTCGGAGGTATAAGTTTGTTTTGCAGCATTATTAAGAATTGGCTCAGAGGGGGTAAACTACACCCTGTTACTGTTCTCTTGCAAAGGGCCCATCTGGGTATCTAAACATGTAACAAACACTAACTATTTGTCGACCAATATTTGATAACAGTTGATAGGCGGGGACACGGGTATCCAATCCGGGGGAACTATTCCCTTCCTATCTGGCGAAGCCCCGCCTCGCCATCATGATGTCCTTCCAACTGCCTGTGCTTTTGCTCCTCGAAAAAGGAAGGATAACTGCTCCCTATAAAATCTTTACTATTTGTGTTTCCAAATCCACTGAATTTGACGAACACTTTACTGTTCGTTTGCACATATATTTAGCATTAAAGGAATATCGCACATCCAGCTGCTTTGTTTCCGATCAAAActgttttattgaataattatttttgaattgaatAAATGTCTGCATTAACTTGAGCCTAGGTATGGTTAAAGGGTTTAAGAAACCATACTAACCGCATATCATACTTATACCCTCTTCAGACCCCGGTGATGCATATCGGTGATGTATGCggttaaaacttatttatacgCACTGGAACGTTTTTTGGCGCCGCAGCAACGCATGTACCCTTTAAGATACCCTAAAATTGACCTCTGTAATTTGTACGCATGCTTGCTCAGAGTGTTGAGGTTGAATTCATTGgatgttttgtttgtttttacatGGCGTGCGGTTGCGCGATGGCTTCGAAGTCAAAAACAAGTAAGTAATCAGCTTTTAGGTATTGACCTAACACTGGACCACGTATAGTACCTTCCGGTTCTGTTGAAAAGAATAACGTTTTGTCCAGGACGGGATGTTTGTTAACACATCGCGGGAGATACGTTAACTTTTTACAATTGCGAATTTTTTGACacaaaaaatcttatttacgACGTCTCCGACGCAAAAGGAACTGCAAGATACAGTtgataatttaaatctttACAATTCAGATAGTGACCAACTTTCTGACATAATAGTGATGCacatgatgattttttttaaatcaaaatcatgAGGAAGATTTTCAAGATGAGTCCCGATTCTTCATTATATGATCAGCCATAAACGCATTATTTAAGAAGTAACTGGTCAAGAAACAGTGTGTTCGCAAATATAATagaatgaaaaacatttaattccTCAGGAATAAATGTAGAAGAACTGGGACTGCCAGATATGTACCTAGAGAAAATGCATTCAAGATATTTTCTTCGAAAACATAGCCCTCTTCACAGATAgttgagagagagagagagttGAGTTATATGTGTGAACTTTCTACTAGAGATTGCTCCCTTGAAACTTCTTTGCCACTTTtctatcaataatttttgacaatatttttcgaaatcGTTTTTTTCTTGCTGCACTTACGATTGAGACTGGTAGAAGATCAGATCACACTGAATGTGGTGCAACATGCATATCATAGAAATCataatatcaataattgtCGATAAATGATTAAAGGAGTTGTTTTCACGGCAAATATACATGAGACAATAtgtttaggaaaaatataacCCAGTGAGTTTAAAGGACTTTTAGATTACCATTCAAGGGAATACCAGGAAGTATTAGGAAGTGTTGGAATACTTCCCGGTATTCCATTGCATTGAATTTAGGAAAGAGTCTATAatcaatttctaaaattatcaaaCTTGATGTCATTCTATTAGGTATAAAACAATGCACCGAATTAAAACGGTTAATAAAGAAGTTACTTAAATTGTTTGTTTGGAACCGCATTTCTTGGAAGAGTGTTATCGTAACAAAAATTGGTTATCTTTTGCGAACCTTTTGCTGTTATATTGTTGTATGTTTTTATTGTGATAATGAagatatttattatcattattattgttattatttttatatagaatataaatttttatcattttcatcaaaacaggAAGTGATattattttcccaatttatagtaaaaattgtaaaagtgACCATACAGAGTAATATCTGATGCATAGGAATTAGAAAACCCGAATTGGGTACCCACGTTCATGCCGAATTGTTTTAAACATGTATTATAGGCGTACCTACTTGTATTCCAAAAAAGTAAGTAAGTAAAAAGTGTGGTTCAAATTGGCGATGCAATTGTTAGAATTTTGGAAACTGTAAAAATACAGAAACGGTTAAATGGGTTAGTAGGTTAAATGCAGACTGTAGACCTACTATTGTAGATGTGGTTACAGTTTGAGTGTCTGCTGCTTTTTGACCTTTCGTTAGTTCCAATGTAGTGTGATATTGGTCGCAATTTGTTGAATTTGAATACTCTATATTTATGGAATGTCGACTCTGTTTACGCCGCAAAGGTTTATTGTTGTACAGTATAATTGTATGTACAGTTGTAATTGTAATATACgtgtaaattatttcaaagaaaatacgAAATACATTAAAGAGGCAACAGACGCCTTGATATAAAGTTAATCTAGATTATCTAGCAAGAATTCAAGTTAGCTTATTGCGCTTATAGCTCATACCCTTGATGTCAACTACATCCAAACATATTTGTAAGTCCACAGGTTGAGGTTTTTTTGATCGTTTATGACGtcttttgaaattattctTTACTATGTGAATACccaatgaatttaaaattagctaTTAACCCAGTGACCGTTGATTGCTGAACATCTTCCCTGGATGTCAAACATTAAAGATAGAAGGTTTCCGATGAGGtatattttttcccaaaattcaacataatctcaattttttcttgaagataTGGCATGTAGCTTACGATAATTCATTTACTTACACATTCATTCacaatttttaagttaattttttatgtatgcTTGTTACACAGGCTGATATTTACTTATACATTTATTTCCATGTCAATTAGCTTTCTAAAAACACCGCAATAAGCTAACCTGAATTCTTGTTTCATAATCTAAATCAACTTTGCATGAAGGCATACGTAGCctgtttaatgtattttgcattttctttaaaaatgtttatttattacagtcttacctaataataataataatatacaattaCTTTGatgtaatgattttttttttgtaaaaaaatagcaattttatatttagggACAGTGatttttcaccatttctaAGGCTTTTAACGCTTAATCGAAAggcaaagtcaaaatttacttaaattcacaggtaaaaaaactttatttgtgATACCGAATAACAAAAACCGTGTAAACtcaaatgtaaataaaataaacaatatataaaaaaatctatactTAATCAGCTTATCGCACGATGGATCACGGTACAGCATTTAACAGATCGAAAGAAACTACGAGATACACCGTTACGTCACCGTTCCTGATTCGCAATTGATCGGCAGGCGTTTAAGGGACCAAAAGTAGGTACCAAAAAAGAGAGCCAAAACCGCTTTAAGTTTTCGTAGCTACAGCTTCACATCTATAATCTAGAAACagcattaatttttagaattaaagaGAAGAgacattaaacaaaaaactggTCATGTCCCTTTTATCAACATACAAAAACTGAAATCGAGTAGATTAGCATAGCAGAGCTTTTGGTGAAAAAGCCCGGAAAGCACTCCGGTTAATTTGGGACATTTACAACATTTCCAATGGTGGTTTCCGTCTGACTGGGCCCTAGATCGATGTAGTAATGTATAACAGCTTCGATTTTGCCGAAAGCCACAAGCCACATACCACCACAGGGCTCGTTCTGCATTTCCAGCTTTtatatttgcattatttatcaCCTCTCCCGCTTTTGCTCTTCTTTATATTATATCATTTTATCTATTGCTTCATAGATTATAAATGTTAATTAGTgactatgaaaattatttcgtaACTGAAAGCTTATAGTATTTTAACTCGCTTTCAGAAAGTAATGGAAGCAGTCAGTATCTATTTAATTGATGtagtatttttgaatatagAAATACGATGCAGAACCCATATAtgtgtggtgcacgtaatttagttcaggtgctaattgttagtacctgttttacgttattaataattagttcattataggtgtattataatctggttgttgtcataggtaggtctggcaaaccaccaattattattattttttagagtattttgtgaatagttactttttgtcaaattagtttatttaagtagttgtcaagattaaaataaaagagttccttacaacattcgcgatcttttaaccacacaaggacatATGTATACAGTGTGATTAATTATAAGTGGGGCAATCGAAAGCTGGAAATGCTACACGATCAAACGGTGgcgattggagaaaatatgccttatccgaAGGTTAATAGTTTCGgatatatacagagtgttgaaagttaaaatttcaattcgttttttgtcattattctgaaaatatctaggttagGCTCTTAAAACTTTGTAATGTTGTTTATGTGctctagaaaatgaaaatactcTTGGCTTGGCTTTCGCTTTTAAAATCTCGTATCATCAAACTTGAACCGTGCTcgttaaaaatagatttttctcgaaaactgatcgagatatcgaaatgaaacaaaagtacattattaatggaaaaatgattgctctttcagattttgagCGAATTTTCATGTTGATCCTACaggttgaaaaattattaactgtaaattcCGTAAAATTGCCCGTAAGTGGCGCCCTTTATTAGCAACGATGAAATTACAAAACGTATTTTATTcgtcacttaaaaaaacaaaattttaccaatttttgaGTATCTgacctagatattttcagaatagtggcaaaaaatgaattaaaattttaactttcaacaccctgtatatatccgaaattatcaattttcgaATAAGGAACATTTTCTCCATTCGTTGCGGTTAttccattgttaatgaatcaccctgtaagTGTATGCAAGTATGTGCTCTACCCTTCtatgaaaaaagaaacagattatttaagtattatttaaaagccgaaatagtttttatgcttttaaaatatacGCTTGAAACCTCTGGTTCACAGTTATGTCACCaaatgaacattttgaggggtgtAAATTGTTCTTTGTGAGGGATCGAATGTCGGAGGCAAAAGAGAACGGGCCCCAGGTCCCCAGGGACCCCAAGCCTGTAATTAAGCCGTGGCGTGGCTTTCGGGCATCTAAACGTTTACTCCAGATGGCAACGTGTccttttattgaaataaagtGTGTGCTATATGGGGTTATCGATGAAATTATAAGTCATTTTTAAGTTCCTACAGAACAATTCATGTTTATTTCAATAAGGGCGTTAATTTCCACCAAGACtatttatgtatgtatttatCGCTTATTCAGGTACATACgggtttaattttaatggcaGTGATGAGCTACAATCGAGGGGAAATATATAGAGCTTGACTGGGGGCATCGGCTCTGACATGTTTTGTTAGGTCGTCCGAGCGGACGTTGTTTTGAAACGTAGAGATATTTCACGATCGTGCCGCGAATTCGCACATCAGTTTCATGAGCACCCTGCCACAGTATCATGATTTTATTGGTTTGATTTTATTTAGGGTTTCTTCAGAACCTAAAGACGTTATTATGAAACGTACAATTTCAATTACCCGCTGAAATATGTAAACCCGGTGGGGATGCCTCATTTTTCGCggagcatttaaaaaaactgaaattctgatgaaatatttaaaggcGAAATTACAAAGTCAAAATAGCTGAATTCGAGAAGGCGAATTTCAATATTCATAAGGCGTACGCTTGTTTGTAAGCACAAAGCTACTCAAAAGGCTGTTTGAGAAGTTATTTTGAGCAAAACAAAGCCCTTTAATATCGTGATGGGTATATATTGAAGTAACGAGGCAGCATAAGGAAACCTAATAagtgattattttttgcatgtttagCAAAAGCTTCAGCAAACTTGTCTTTATTAAGTgatgttgaatttttattaaatcgaTTATAAAACCTTTCTTGTTATCCTGATTTTTACCACCCGAGGTACACAGGATGATACCCGTCTAATGGGCCAAACTTGACCAGCTTACCGCTTCAGAAATGTTATGATTTGTCTTGACACAAAAGTTgacaatttttgataaagctTCTCTTGATAAGATAAAAACATAATGATGCGTCGCCGGACACCTCGACGGTCACCTCGCCGTCCAGCAATGGTAACTCAAAACAATAGAATCATATGAGTGCAAACAAACCGAAGTTGTTCGCTAAGCATCGCACCTCACCCCTCACGTCGCCGTAAAATgaggaacaaaatattttgttttccagCGGCGAGGTGCTTGAAACTCGCTCTGTGATTGGTTCTTTTATCCTCCCGTTCCCCCCATTCGGCAACACTGCACGTTGCGTTGTCAGCAGTATCTCATATTCCTCAAGCAATTATTAAATCCTCACTCtgaagaaaagtaaatttgacTAACAAATATTTAGCATTTTAGAAGTCttattttatatctattttaGTTCTAGTATctagtttattaatattattattctcACACTACTGTACCTATGAGGATAGTCCCAGCAGTACACGACTTGGCATACAGATGGcgatttgtttattaaaaatctaccTATACttaaccttaaaaagcttatgtctaaaatttgagGGTGCTACGTTGGTTTGTGGTTGTTCtggactaatttttaaaaattttgtgaacatggaaaaaattagtcatcaATACTTGATTCAATATATTCATTGGACAGGTCTTAGTCCATCCAATATCAAAACGGAGTTAAATTCTACTCTGGAGGAATCTGGTTCTTCGTTCATAACTCGAAAATATTAAGTGGTAAAGTTTAAACGCAGTCGTACGAGCTGCCAAGACGAACTCCGCAGTGGTTGACCCAATGAGGTGAACACTCCAGAAATTGTGAtgaaaatctacaaaactGCACTGAAAGATTATCGGCTAAAATAGCGCGAGTTAGCAGACATGAtaggcatttcaaaaagtactgtacatcgcattttgaccgAACAATCGGATATGAGAAAGCTGTGCTCAAAATAGGTGCCGCGGTAACTCACAATTGAACAACAACAGCGTTGTGAGGATGTTTCAAGGAAGTGTTCGGTAAAGTTTTGGACTAATAAAGCCAagtttttgcgtcgattcATTATCATGAATGAAACATGGGTCCATCATTTCACACCTGAAATGAAAGAACAGTCGAAACAATAGACCTAAAAGAGAGAATTcaaagaaggcgaaaaccTTCCATCTGCAGGAAAGGTGACGGCGTCAGTTTTTTGAGATGCATGTGGAATCATGTTTATTGACTATCtccttaaaggaaaaaataataaacggaCAATAGCATACAAATCTATTGCAGCGTTTGAGTGAATCAGGGAAAAGCCACTGCGTttggcgaaaaagaaagtGTTCTTTCATCAAAACAACGCACCAGTCCATACTTCCGTTACGGCAAAGTCCAAAATCAATTCACTTTTTTCGTTTTCGAACTTTAACTCATCCACCCatttcgccagatttagccccctcagattatttttctattttcaaacttgaaaaaatggttCGGTGAAAAGAGATCAATAATTAAGAGGTGGTGTCCGAGGTTGATATCCACTTTGAAACGTTCGaagcttcttactataaacaggGTATAAAAGCCACAGAACGTTGCTGGGAAAAGTGTATTAATTTCAAAGGGGattatgttgagaaataatgtaatactttccaattttttttctattaaatgttAGGTGgggtacttctgggactatctTCGTATGTAGAAATAATACATTCTGCcttaaaatgagttttttttaagtaaggGTATTCTTTTATAATTAGAGATTCTTGCTATCTCAGTGTTACTTCTAATTTTACTTTCACGCTAATGGGCTGCTTATGCAAGTGGGCATATTGTCATCCTTCGATTCTTGGCTCAATAAGATGAAAGATGTAATTAATATAGACTGGATAATTCATAAGTATTCATAATATCGATCAGAATATCCTTTAAATTGCtgatataaataaaagaattcaCTGAACCTAGAACGCTGTTGATTTACTGGATGGAAATTCCACCTTCGTTCTCCCTTTGCTGCAAAACGTGAACACATCAAGCTATTTGGAGAGTTACTACGTGAATCAGACAATATGTTTGCTACCTCTGTTCGTAAAAAACCAGACAAATAAgctaataataatatatagtatattatataataataataatatactgtgagatcatttaaatttcatatctagccagctgtggaattttacacaagagaaatagaagcTAAAAAGTAAGTCGTAGCTTGATCACATGCCacaaaatgacgttaaaattcatttttgataaaggagccgagtgaggttatgttgctttatttacctttatcgacatacgttcttttcttcaacaaattccacagcttactagatatgaaatttaaatgatctctctgtataataataaacggCGATTCAAACTTCTTCACTATGTGGTCAGCGGCGGCATATAATTCTTGGTGAGGAGGATGGCGAGGTGGACGTCGACGTGCGCGGCTAGGTGCGATGTCTTACTATGTCTTTACCCTTATTTCTTCTTATTACCTTCAAATTTTCACGTTCATTTCAGTTTATTCTACTAGACCGATCAAGCATCTGATAAAATCTACAGGATGATAGGTAAGTTCGTGGAAACTTTGTTGAATTGCCCCGGACTCCCTTTTAAccaaatttatttagttaCAAGCTTTTATCCAAGATAACGATTAGAATTAAAGAGGTTGCAAAGTACTGTGT carries:
- the LOC136417914 gene encoding fork head domain-containing protein FD5-like translates to MCSNESPANTSPRVPMPFPLEPNGPRALLPIDHYRLQLYQYAVAERLRYPLLNPFPSPLTCYPLFPRALQPEEPKPQHSYIGLIAMAILNSPEGKLVLSDIYQHILDNYPYFRSRAPGWKNSIRHNLSLNDCFIKAGRSSSGKGHFWAIHPANVEDFRKGDFRRRKAQRKVRKHMGLAVEEDGADSPSPPPLSVSPTVLPGPSATSVFPSSSTNVRSTRKRQFDVASLLAPDSEEDTTEEDIDVVSSDQQDSTESKSWPMLPIVNYYQALLQARPPMASSTEPTHNVSPDP